TGGATCGTGTATCGCTTCCGCACGTCGAGCTTGCGTTGTCGCTGTATCGCGATGACGAATTGCTTCGGTACATCCTCCAGAGCGTGAGGCTGCCCGAGCAAGCGGAGCGCGTCGCCATTGCATTGAAGGACGGTGCTGATGCCCCGTACATCATCGTGACGCGGGACGGCAAGTTCGTCACATGCCTTGGTGAGGGGATGTCACCGGGCGAGCTGCCGGTCATCAGCCGCGGGCAAGTCGACGGCATCACGAATCGGGTCGAGGCGCATAGGGATCGGCTGGCTGAACGACAGAAAATGTTTGGTCAAGGCGGTCAAACACGCGCAATTGCGCGCCGAATCTACGATCGTGGCAATGATTTGTCCCGTGAGGAATTCATGGCGTATGCATCGTGGCAACCTATTTTGGCGCCGCATTTCTTCAAATTCATGATCGATTGTGGCGAATTGGCCATCAATGCGCGGGAGGCGCTGGTCGGCGTTCTGAAGCGAACCGACAAACCGCGCCCCGGATGGAATGACAAACTCCACGAATATTGGAAGATGTCCTATGCATGCAGCCATTTCGCCGTGCTGGCTGCCATGGGCACGAAGAGCCCATTCGAGGGGGTAGTCATTCAGGGCACCGACCGGCCCATCGATTCCCTGATTTCGGGATTCACGATGCTGGACGGAATTTTTTCCATGTGTGTGAAAGGATTGTTCAGCATCGCGAAGATCGGTAAGCCGCTCTTGCCATTCTACAAGCAGCAGTATGAGCAGGCGCATACCCAAGTCGATTTGCGTCAGGCGTTGCTTTCTCTCATCGGGATCGCAGCTCGTCACGGCAAGCTGCGCACGGAGGTGAAAAAGACGTTGTTGCCCGTTCCGCCACGCCGAACATCGGGTTTTTCGCAATACAACCATACCGTCGCGACGATTGCCGAACGTTCCCTCGATGAGATGGACGAATCCGACACCATGACCGCCCTGATTGGCGCCATGCTTGCGCTCGAATTGACCAAGTCACAACGCAAAGGCTCGCCGTTTCATTTCGAGGACATCACCAAAGTTCCGAGCGATCTTGCGCGGTCGTTGAGCTTCACGATCACATCGGACGTGAACGATCCCGAGGTATTCGCGAAGCTTTTGCTCATCGCTCCCATTGCGGCGCGAGCGGCGCCGGAGGATTTGTACTTGCCGAAAGCATTCATCGAAGTATACCGCAAGCCTTGGAGACCAGAAGACTCGCTGGCGTTGCTCGAGAGCTACAAGGAAGAGCTTCGAATGCCTGTACCAAAGCCCAAAGGGCCGACTCGAAATGGTCCGTGTCCTTGCGGAAGTGGCAAGAAGTACAAACGTTGCTGTAGCGAGTGATTTTGCCCTACAGGCAATGGTCCATCCCGCGGTCCGGGCGATTTTCACGCTCGCTCGTTGCCGAGCGCAGGTGACTGCTCTACGATTGGCGCATCCATCGTGGCAAACATCGGCTACATCCAAGTCGTTCGGCACTGCAATCACTTTTGCGGGTTTTGTTCGAACCCGACGACGCCGTACGTGCACACGTTCGACACGATGAAAGTGCTCGTCGACGACTTCGTGAAGCGCGACTACTTCGGCGTGATCCTCACCGGGGGTGAACCGACGCTGCATCCCGAGCTGCCGAAAATCGCGGCTTACGCATCGGAGCAGGGATTGCACGTGCGTATGATTACGAACGGCACGCGATTGGCGGACCCGGAATTTGCGCGAGCGGTGGGGGAGGCGGGGGTGAAGATCGCGCATGTATCGGTGTATTCGGTGCGGCCCGAGGTGGAGGAGGTTTTACGGGGGTCGCCGGGGACGCTCGAGAAGGCGTTTGCGGCGGTGCGAAATGCGCACGAGAATGGGATCGAAGTCAATATCAATTGCGTCATCAACAAGCTCAATGCGGATCATTTGGACGAGAATATCGAATATTGGATCGAGCATCATCCGTACATTCGGCATTTCGTGTGGAACAACTTGGATCCGTCGATGGGCCGGGCGGAAGTGAATCAGGACAAGTTTACGCCGCGGCTTGCGGAGTTCGAGGTATCACTGCAAAAAGCATTGCGGCGACTTCATTCGACGGGGCGCACGTTTCGCGTGGAAAAAGTGCCGCTCTGTTACATGACGGAATTCGCGTGGGCGAGCACGGAGACGCGGAAAATCGTCAAAGGCGAAGAACGTATCGTTCATTTTTTGGATAAAAAGCAGACCGTCAGGCAAACGGATTGGGAACATATTTATTCGGAGGCGTGTGACCATTGCACGCTGCGGCCCATTTGCGGCGGTTTGTTCGATCGAGGCAATGCGTACGACCCAGGGGAGCTTTACCCGGTGTTCGTCTCGATGGACCCCATTGTCGATAAGATCATCACGGACCCGTCGGATCCGAGCTACCCGCTGCGCCGGTTGTCCGATTGGAAGAAGGATTTTGAAGTGCGGCTGCGCGAAGCGAAGGGGGCGGGTCGAGGTAAGCCGGATGTGAGTGACGATACGCTAGAAGCGATGCGACCGCATGACGCGCCTCAGGTGGGCATCATCACGGATCAAGGTGTGCGGAAGTTCGAGGCGAAGCGGCGGGCGGAATCGCGGAAGGCGGAGGCTCTGGGCGTCGCGATGGAACGGACGCACGAGAGCGGGATCGACGCTGGGGACGACGCGTAGGATTTTGTACAGAAAAGGCGACCCAGGGCTGCCTGTTTTGCGATCCAATTTACCAAAATGTGACCCAGGGCTGCCATTTTTGCAACCTAGTCCACCATATGCGCCCCATCCAATGGTCTGCCGTAATCCTCAAATCACCGCCGCCATAACCAATTCCGCCACACCATCCCCATCAACAACCGCATCCACCCCGCTGCCACCCACCCCAACCACGCGCACCTCGTCACCATCCGTATCCATCACCACATGCGTGAACCGATGCGCCTCTGCGTAACGCATCGCGTCGCCCGCGTCCCCCGTCTCGGCCGCTGCGACCCCCTTCCCCCGTAGCTGCCTCACCACCGCGTCCCCTCCCGCAGCCATGGCCACGAGCACCCGCGGCAGCCGTTCTTCCACGACGCCCGCCGCACTCCGCGCCTGCGCCACCGCATCCAGGTGCAGCGCTAAGCCCACGGCTGGCATCGCGTGACCAAACCTGCAGAGCAAATCGTCGTATCGGCCGCCCGCCGCATAAGGCTCGCCTGGACCCGGAGCCACCGCGTGAAATATCACGCCCGTGTAATATGCAAAATGCCGCACCTCACCCAAATCGATCCGCAATACCTCGCTCAAATCGTCATTCGGCCCCCCAGAGCCCGAAAACCCCGTTCGTCGCGCCGATTCCCACAATGCCGCCACCTCCAAAAGCGGCTCCGCTGCCGGCGTGTCCGCAAAAAGCGCCTTCGCTTCATCGAGCACCTCGTTGCCCGATCGTCCCGTAAAACCCCCCGACAAATCCGGCAATGCCACGATCGCTCGAGCCACCTTGGCCGGCACCATCGCCGATTCTTTTGCCGACAAGAGCGCATCCAAACGCGCCCCATCTTTGTGCACCAGCGCATCGGTCACGTCGCACGAAAGCGGCGCAGGCAATACGTCCACCAGCGACCGCGAAATGGCCGCATGTCCCAGGTCGATGACGAACGAATCGAGCCCCACGTGGCGCGATACCGATGCCAATAGACGCAATGCTTCTTCGTCTCCGCGCGGCGATGGCGCCCCGTACAGCTCCACCCCCGCTTGAGGCACCTGGCGATGTCGCCGCGCACGACCTTGTTTTCGCCGCACGATCGTCCCTTCGTAACATAGCCGAATCGGCGCAGGTTGGCCTGACAAACGACTCGCCACCATTCGCGCAATTTGCGGCGTCATGTCTGGACGAAGCGCACACACTTCGCCGGATTCAGGCTCGACGAACCGCAGCACGTCGCCCGGATCCAGCGTCCCCAAACCTTTTTCCAGCACCTCGGCCAGCTCGAACGCCGGCGGTATGACCAGATCGAATGCGTGCAGCGCAAAGTGTTCCAGGACCTTTCGAGCGAGCGCTCGCCTTCGTTGTGTCTCCTCGGGAAGAAGATCGCGCAGCCCGGCAGGCAGCGGGTGTGAAAGTGCTCGGGGCGGACGATACTCGACGCTCACCCTCTGCTTATAGCGCGTCTGGGCAATCCATGCGCAGGCAATTGCGTGCAAGGCGTGCCCCGTTTCTCCCCGCGAGAGATGCCTACCCATTCACGCTCCTTCAAGCGTGCCAGCCGAGCCAGCCATTCGCGCAGATCCGCATCTGCCAAGCTTGGCAGGTACCTTGCTCCCGACCCCCCATCGCCGGACGCGCCCACCCGCCGCGGGTTCGCTGGCATGGAGGTTTTCATGGCCGCTTTGGCCGTTTCGACCACACGCTCTGCCGCGACAAACCGTCCACCCGACGGGTCCGAGACCCGAATTGCCGATTTGATCGAACGAGTCAAACGCGACGACCCGGGCGCCCTCGACGCCCTCACGCGTGCCATCCGTCCTCACGTCGAACGCCAGCTCGCCCGGTATCCCGTTTCAGACGAAGATCGCCTCGACCTCGTGCAATCCACGCTCCTGCAAGTCATTCGTCGCATTCGCTCGTTCCGCGGCGATTCCAGTTTCACCACGTGGCTCTTCCGCGTCACCGCCAACGAAGCGCTCATGCTCATGCGATCGCAAAGGCGCCAGCGTGCTCGGTTCATCGCCGGCCTCGACCTGGAAGACCTCAGTCTTCTGCCCACCATGCGCGTTTCGACCGTCGAAGACGACCCCGCAAGCCTCGCCGAACGAGAAAAGTTCGTCCGTCGTGCCTTGGGCGAACTCCCGAACGATTATCGAGACGTCGTCGTCGCGCATTACCACGAAGACCTCGGCCTGCACGAGATCGCCGAAAAGTTCATGGTCAGCGAAAGCGCCGTTCGATCGCGCCTTCACCGAGCACGTTTGCGTCTCCGCGCCATTCTCGATGCCACCCCGCACGGTCGCGAGCTGCGTACGGGCATTCCCGACCCCGATCGCCCTGCCGGCGCAGCAGGTTGAAAACGTCACGATGACATAACGGTCATGACGCTCGTCCGTCACGAAAGCACATTATCGGGTGTCGCGGCTGAACATTGGCCCGATCGGTGGTAGGCTTTCTCCATGCGCACGCGTTCAATCCTTTTGCTCCTTGCTCTTCCTGCTTTTGCCGTTCCTTGGGCCTGTGCCGCCTCGAACGGAGGCTCGTCCTCGTCTTCCACGACAACCGGTGGCCAAGCTGCCTCGGGCGGCGAGGGCGGCTCTGGCGGCTCCGGCGGATCCGATTCTTCCAGTAGCTCGAGCGGCGAGGGGGGTTCGGGCGGATCATTGTTCGAGGAAGACGGAGGGTTCATCACGGATGCATCCTCGGAAGAACCTCCGCTCTCGGCCGATGCGGCTTGCGCTGCGACGGCATCCGAAGCGACCGTGGAAAAACTCCCCGTCGACATCATTTGGATGGTCGACAATTCGAGCAGTATGGAGCCGGCCGTAACGGAAATCCGAAACGGCTTGAACGCATTTGCCGCTCTCATTGCATCGAAAAACCTCGATTACAAAGTCATCATGCTCAGCTTGCGCGACAAGGAAACGAAAATCACGTACAACGGAGGCACTCGGTATCCCGTGTGCATTCCCGAGCCGCTCGCAGGCGACGCTGATTGTGGCAATGGCCCCAGATTTTTCCAAGCCAGCTTGGATATTTACAGCACCCAACCCCTCGAACAATTCCTCGGTACATTGGGACAAACGACAGGATACCAACCGGGCGATCAGCGCGGGTGCGAGCCTTGGAAGCAGGAGCTTCGGCCGAATGCAACGAAAACCATCGTCGTCGT
This window of the Polyangiaceae bacterium genome carries:
- a CDS encoding SEC-C domain-containing protein; this translates as MTHADHFLSRLDRVSLPHVELALSLYRDDELLRYILQSVRLPEQAERVAIALKDGADAPYIIVTRDGKFVTCLGEGMSPGELPVISRGQVDGITNRVEAHRDRLAERQKMFGQGGQTRAIARRIYDRGNDLSREEFMAYASWQPILAPHFFKFMIDCGELAINAREALVGVLKRTDKPRPGWNDKLHEYWKMSYACSHFAVLAAMGTKSPFEGVVIQGTDRPIDSLISGFTMLDGIFSMCVKGLFSIAKIGKPLLPFYKQQYEQAHTQVDLRQALLSLIGIAARHGKLRTEVKKTLLPVPPRRTSGFSQYNHTVATIAERSLDEMDESDTMTALIGAMLALELTKSQRKGSPFHFEDITKVPSDLARSLSFTITSDVNDPEVFAKLLLIAPIAARAAPEDLYLPKAFIEVYRKPWRPEDSLALLESYKEELRMPVPKPKGPTRNGPCPCGSGKKYKRCCSE
- a CDS encoding radical SAM protein, translated to MANIGYIQVVRHCNHFCGFCSNPTTPYVHTFDTMKVLVDDFVKRDYFGVILTGGEPTLHPELPKIAAYASEQGLHVRMITNGTRLADPEFARAVGEAGVKIAHVSVYSVRPEVEEVLRGSPGTLEKAFAAVRNAHENGIEVNINCVINKLNADHLDENIEYWIEHHPYIRHFVWNNLDPSMGRAEVNQDKFTPRLAEFEVSLQKALRRLHSTGRTFRVEKVPLCYMTEFAWASTETRKIVKGEERIVHFLDKKQTVRQTDWEHIYSEACDHCTLRPICGGLFDRGNAYDPGELYPVFVSMDPIVDKIITDPSDPSYPLRRLSDWKKDFEVRLREAKGAGRGKPDVSDDTLEAMRPHDAPQVGIITDQGVRKFEAKRRAESRKAEALGVAMERTHESGIDAGDDA
- a CDS encoding ATP phosphoribosyltransferase regulatory subunit, coding for MSVEYRPPRALSHPLPAGLRDLLPEETQRRRALARKVLEHFALHAFDLVIPPAFELAEVLEKGLGTLDPGDVLRFVEPESGEVCALRPDMTPQIARMVASRLSGQPAPIRLCYEGTIVRRKQGRARRHRQVPQAGVELYGAPSPRGDEEALRLLASVSRHVGLDSFVIDLGHAAISRSLVDVLPAPLSCDVTDALVHKDGARLDALLSAKESAMVPAKVARAIVALPDLSGGFTGRSGNEVLDEAKALFADTPAAEPLLEVAALWESARRTGFSGSGGPNDDLSEVLRIDLGEVRHFAYYTGVIFHAVAPGPGEPYAAGGRYDDLLCRFGHAMPAVGLALHLDAVAQARSAAGVVEERLPRVLVAMAAGGDAVVRQLRGKGVAAAETGDAGDAMRYAEAHRFTHVVMDTDGDEVRVVGVGGSGVDAVVDGDGVAELVMAAVI
- a CDS encoding sigma-70 family RNA polymerase sigma factor yields the protein MAALAVSTTRSAATNRPPDGSETRIADLIERVKRDDPGALDALTRAIRPHVERQLARYPVSDEDRLDLVQSTLLQVIRRIRSFRGDSSFTTWLFRVTANEALMLMRSQRRQRARFIAGLDLEDLSLLPTMRVSTVEDDPASLAEREKFVRRALGELPNDYRDVVVAHYHEDLGLHEIAEKFMVSESAVRSRLHRARLRLRAILDATPHGRELRTGIPDPDRPAGAAG